One Micrococcales bacterium DNA window includes the following coding sequences:
- a CDS encoding type II toxin-antitoxin system Phd/YefM family antitoxin, translating into MVSVTRQVSTRELRAGVSEVIGRVMYGYERIGITRNGKLAAVMISVEDLEDLEAAEAYMDAYDVAEIEKAKAEDDGVTYSFEEVLARLEADQATNHTDQ; encoded by the coding sequence ATGGTGAGCGTGACACGTCAGGTTTCGACCCGGGAACTTAGGGCCGGCGTCTCGGAGGTGATTGGCCGGGTCATGTACGGCTATGAGCGGATCGGCATCACCCGCAACGGCAAGCTTGCCGCGGTGATGATCTCGGTCGAAGACCTTGAGGACCTCGAAGCAGCCGAGGCCTATATGGACGCCTACGACGTGGCCGAGATCGAAAAGGCCAAGGCCGAGGACGACGGTGTCACCTACTCGTTCGAAGAAGTGCTTGCCAGGCTTGAGGCCGATCAAGCCACCAACCACACGGACCAGTAG